The Vigna radiata var. radiata cultivar VC1973A chromosome 6, Vradiata_ver6, whole genome shotgun sequence DNA segment ctattttttaagcTTCTTTCTTTGAAATCCCTTCCGCcattattgtttttttgtatGCAACTAACACGTGTTATCTAGCATTGGGATATCCATCCGTCTTTCTCACcgaagaaagaaaaagctgCGGTCATTGTTGTCGAGGATGTGtgaacataatatattatatattttgttatatgtaGGGGCGATCATGGATCCAATGCAAAtcgaataaaatatattaaatctaaagtttaaatatattttaactaaatcaCATAtgtggatttttttaatataatattagattaaatttagaTTGAGTTTACTTTATTACTCGTATTAAATTCGAGATCAGATCGACTTAAGATTAATCCAATTTAGATTAACATAGTTTCAATCAATATTGGTTTGATGTCTCTGTTAAAATATAGATTCAACtaatcaaaatatgttttaatccCACATAAGTATGATTTAACATGGACTAACCAAACTTGACCTGATTTGGAAATGATTAATTGATTCGAAGGTGATGAAGGCCAACTCGATTTCACCTTAATTTGGGTCACTTTGAATTATCATAAGCTTGGACTTATTCTACTCAACTTGGAATCACTAAACATGATCTTGATTAGATTAAGTTCAATGTGGATTTGATTGGGTTAGGATCGACTCAATTTTTATTGAACAAAGAACGATTAAAACCTAGTCCAACTGAATTGAATGTGGACCAATcctaatttgaataaatatagATTCATCCCAACTCAATTGAATGACTTCCAGTGACATTAACCTATTTTCAAACTAATTCAAttggatttaaatttaaatcgaTTTGTTTTAGACGAGGAAGATTTGTTTCAACCTAAACCTAGTCAACTGGATTAGACATGAATTGGAGTCAACTTTCTTTAACCTTGGATCTTAACTCACTCAATTTGAATATAGACTTATTTGATTTGACATTGACTGGGAACAACTTGATTTGATTAAGACTGTAGAAAGTCAAATCAACCCGAAATTAGGCTGGCTCAACTCATTCACGAACTAGGACTGAGTTCAACCAAGAACTTAGACAACTCAACTAAGATCTGAGACAACTTGACCTTAGACTGGAATTTTGTTCACTGCACTATATATGGTCTATTCTGCCTGCTGGAATTTTGTTCACTATCGTGTTGGTTCATTGACTTGTTTTACATGCTGGAATTTTGTGGCATAATTGTTGACAATATTTGCATGTAAAGAAAGGATATAAACTCTCTGTATATATAGGAAGCACGGTTTTAACTCTCTGTATATAGGAAGTACGATATGTTTGCCATTATTTTCTTATGATGTGTATTGTAGAGTCATTTGTAAAATAGCTAACAACACTGTCATTAATTATTAAGACATGGCTAAGATATTAAGATGTGTGGAGACTTTGAACTCCAATGGGATAACCATGGAATGGTGATTTAACATATCCGAGTCAGTTCTTGCTGGTTCACCCAGCTGTTCCAAAGGAATTCTGGCTATAAATTCTCATTGCTCAGTATCAACAAATTAGGGGAAAATATCTCATTCAGTGCCAATTTATGATGCAGTCAAGGTTTGGATACACTTAGTTTTAGTCTTAAATATCTCACAATgggaatagtttttttttttttttttttttttttccttttcttagcaAATGGGGACAGAATTTAAGAATATGAACCCCCAACCACGAAATCAGGAAAGTTACAACGTACGAGTTGAATGGACTAACTTCCTAAGATGTTCGTGAATCATGTTGCAGATATCTTAGCTGATAATAATTATTGCAATAACATCTTATATTTAGGCATAGAAACTATAGCTGGAGGCATCGGCAATGATATTCCTGAAGCCACCAATAATTGATGCCAACATATTGCACACCACGTACTCCTATGTATATTGCGGCCTTAAAGACACATAAACTTAGGGTCAATGCATGCAGCAAACATATCTGAATTTTGTATTCTACTTTAGAATGTTTTCTTTAGAATTGTTGATCATTACCCAATTGATGAAGCAGTTGATGTTGAATCTTCTTGGCTTCTTGATTTCAGCCACATAATTGTTTTCCTACTTTTAACACAGTTCTTGAAGATTTGACAGTTTGACATGAGCATGGCATGAGGACATTACTACGCGAAAGATTATATGGTATTATCaagagatgatgatgatgatgtttggCGTTTTTATGCTGGAAAAGaaattgatgatttgatgtTGAAAAACGCAGGGTAAGAGGATTTTCATTTGGAGTTTTTCCTACACTTGCTTTCCAGGTAAGTGGAATAAACTTTTCTTCATCTGATGGAACTTCATCAAATACtttgtgaaaatgaaaagtgaGCTTGCAATAGTTAGAAAGCCAAATGAACCTAATGCAATAGTTACTTTGGATGAGTTTAACCTAATGCAATGAAGATTGTGTTGATGGTGAAGCGTGATATTAAATTTAGAGCCAAATTGTTGACTGGGATTTGTGGGTGGTTGACAAGAGATCAAAGAATGATTATAGTTTGAATTTCTTTATACaataagactttttttttttttttttatcatttcctTTTTCCAAAAGACACCGACAAAGGTTTGAAATCAAATAGAACGAAAGATAAGGTTaggtagagagaaaaaaaaaattatgaaatttatactatcttttcttttgtttgaccATGTGGAGaaacaatgagaaaaaaaaaattatgatgatactgatttttttttttggtatgcATGCATACACTTGtaagttttatattatcttttgaaaaagaagaataaattttgtttgaaataagAACTTTACTTACAAATAGaactagtgaaaaaaaaagaagttaattaGTTAAAAGAAGAAATCTAAAGAAAAGTACAAAAAAACAGTAGAATCACTAGATATAATTCCCATGCATGTGTATAAACTTGTTCATGATACATGATTACACAAAActtaatattatcaattttttctaTCACTATGAAGACTTCTCAATGTTGATTTCTtctgttattatatttttataagcctttttattcttttattatgataactataatagaataatattttagtaataataataaacaaaatttaagaataaaatattaatatttataaaactaaaacatttttttaaaataatcttaaaaaattaacttttattttattctattctaaaaataacaataataatagtaatgtagtagatttgttgtattttttttttattattaaacaagTTGATGGGTGTAAACACATAAAGGTGCATACACTTTGTTTTTCATGTTCTCTTTGTTGATATTAATTCTTTTTGGTGTTTGATAAGTGACGTGGTTATGAAAGTGCTTAGTGAATGAGAATATATGATATAGTAATTAAAAGTCATTGATCAATGTATTACGGGGAAAATTAAAGTAACACTATAGAAGCTGATAGCAACTTGGCTATTAAAGTGCCTTATTCACGTGAGAAAGAGTGAATAGAAAATTTAGACTCTAGTGGATCAAATCATaagtttaaactatttttatggtcaaatacttattttaattttatgttttagtccttataaaatatttgtacaatttTGCTTCTATCACTTACACTATTGGTGATGTATCAccactatataaaaaataacttttcttttcttaataatataaaacctTTACAAAATTTCATGTCATAATTTCCCGACAGATTTAGATTGGCATTTTTTAGCAGTTTGACACAGAAAGTTTGGATATATAGATTTGTTAGCCGCCATAACTTATTAATGATAAGTATTAAATGTGGCATGAGCAGagatttaaacttaataattctttattagataaagtttgatttttttttttaaaaaaattgaaatttgattgtTTATTTGCATGTTCAGtctacaacaataaaaataccatgtttttgTAGTTTAACatcttgaagaaaaaaatttaaatatgtttctcaCAAAACTATGCTTTACTGTGATAAAATAATATGctatttttgataaataatttaatatgataaacATTATAAAGTCTTTGATTCATGGAAATTTTGGacgaatttaaaaatatttattgtaaaactAACAAGATGTTGGTTATTCTAGGAATCATGATTGTGggaattcataattttttttccttttcaaggATATGTGgaaatattttaactaattgtaaaataataaaaattaaaaagccttttaaacaaaaaaatcattaattagtttttattagaaCTAATAATGACTCAACCATCTTGTTTAGACTTTTTcattggttatttttttttttttatcttttttgaattttctagtTTAAAATAGTTGTATGCCTCAGTttagttattattatgatatatgTATAGTTAGCATGTCTGTTTAAAATAATAGCTTACTTTTAAGTTCCCAGAGACAGCTTTTtgggaaaaaaaagaagattttttCTTTAGCAATAATCTTAAGCAGATACCTGCAATTAGAGCAATGATTCTGCCATCATCATATTTGCTACAAAATTTTACAACTGGATTTACACTTTTCAGTGTGTTGATTTGTTAACCATTTaactctgattttttttaatccaaatgATTGAGAGAGTAGCATTAATCTGACACTCTTAcctattatatattgtaaaatatacaTCACACAAAAGTTGTTTTTCATGCAATCATATTGCGCCAAGTACGTGCACAAAAGTCTAGTCGCAGCTTTTTCAACATTCCTAGCCCTTTATGTCTGCATTATGCTTGAACCATGGATGATTCACGAACACCTCTTGGTCAATTCCAGATAGGAACTGTTCTAACGGATTGGAGTTGGAATCACCAAAGGAAGGTTCTTCCACGTGTGCATTAGGAAGCTCTATATTCATCTGTGACTCAAAACTTTGCAAGGCTCTGGCATTTCCATCTTCTGAAAGAAAGTTTGCtagattattttgaaaatactgTGTCCTCATAGCATCATGCTGCAAAGTATCATAAGGTATTCCGTTGTCTGAGTACATTGGTGCTTGGACAGTGCCAGAATTTACAACACTAACTGTGGAGTTTGCCACCATGCTTCCAAGAGCATCTATCTCCTCTTGCAAGTTCACAACCTGCACAAGTTCGAGTTTTTATACCAAACACAAGACTTGTATAACAACTATATGTTAATAAGAAACACATTAGTTTAATCCTAAggtatatataataaacttattGACTTGTAAAATAACTATGTTTAGAAACATATGATAGTGATTTTAATAGTTGAAAGTGTAAAACTATCAGGACATAACCATTAAACTATATGTTATAAGTTATTGAACCTGATTCAGAGCAGTTACTTTTCCACACATTTATGCAGTCGTTGCATTTGAAACCTTCGAATGAAGATTAGACGGTTCAGAGCTCAATACGTGATTTAAGTCTAGTTTTCCCAGATAAAATATGAGCCATCTAATCTCATCCGAAGGCTTCAAATTGCTGAATGAGTGAAAATCCAACTGTAGGGAATTCGGGTTCCTAAATGATGGTGTGATAAAGCATGTCGTTGAGTCACAGCATGTGAAACCTGTTGCTGCAATGCATAGATATGAGCAACACAGCCATAAATAGGATCATGCATGCGAGCCAAGGCTTCGTAAGATATGGTGATGGCAGCATCTCTTCTATTCTGGATTGGAAGATGTGAGAGTAGCTTGGAGACGTTACTGGCTCCATAAATCTTATGCACTGCTGCAAAATGGGATGAAGCTTGGTCGTAGGAGAAATAAGGAGCAAATACACAATCACTGGTGCATTTTCTCCTCAGGAACTTGCATGCTCCACACGATGAGCCAAACCCTGTCATGGTCTCCAAGGTTTTACGATGTGAATGATTTCAACATACAAGAGTTTGTACTAATTTTGTCTAAGGAGAGCTCAAGATTGGAACCTTTATAGGCATCACCTGGGAGCGTCAGCTCCTTTTGCCGTGTCCAAAGGACATTCTCACTTGGTTTAGTTTAAAGTATGTTGCTCTTTTGGGTCCCTTTTGTGGCCTACATTGTCTTTGTCAATTAGGgaatttttttcctcttttatgcCTCAAAAGGGCTTTTTTTCGAAAAGTTTCTTCCCTAATGCTTCTGTTATTGAATATCCAATCATCATCATTTTTTGGGGTTGGGAGAAAAGTATAGTTACTACAATTTGTGTTTTTGTGAGTTTGAGTTATAATGCACGCTTTAGCTAATAATCTAGTTTGTAGCATAGAGTTCATGACTCATTGCGGCCATTTGTCTGGAGATTGTTAATGGTCCTTTAATTCCTCCAATTTAATATTCATTCATCTGCCACTTGTTCTTTGTGTGCATATTTTAATCCCCACCATAATTCAGGCTCAGCTGTTGGCCACTTAGACTATGGTTTGAGGTGAGTTAGACTGTTCCCACTGTTATCTGTTATATATACTTCTTTTGGTTCTCATTTCTGATTCTTtctcaccaaaaaaaaaaaaccaaaacaacaTATGAGCAATACGAAATCTGTCTCACTATTGTTTCACTGTCTGTTCCAGTGTTTGATATCTCTACTTGTTCAGACATGAAACGTAGAAATTATCCAATAATTTATGTTGGTAGAGAGAAGGTTGAAGTTGAAAGGTGGAAGAAGGAGTTGGGAGACAATGGCAGCAAGAGTTGGATAACTTTCTGGTTTGTGTCACTTCAGAACTGTGAACTTTTTTGTCTTTGAGGCATGGACATGCGTGAGAAGGGAGAGGTATGAGTTGGTGGATGGCATTGTCTTGAGCTTTCGAGTTTAACGATGAAATTGTCTTTCTCTATCATGCATCAATCATCTTGTTATCTCTTCAACCTTCTTTATTGCCAAGTTACATCCTCATCCTCTTAATCTGTAGATACCTACAACTCTCTGTCTtatagattaattatttaaataagcttTTAGTTCACactataaatttcattttattctctaaatttaaattttattgttttaatctttaaaatttcggattccttttttttatgcattttgatgttaaatataaatactttcaaaattacatttatattaGTCTTGAAAATAGATTGGAATTCATGAGTCAATCTGATCATGAGTTTGAATTgagttatgttaaaaaaaaattgaaattttgataggAGTTAATTTTGAATCTAAGTCATTAAGAATCCTGATAACTTAGGTTGAACTTGTGGTAAGTTAGACTCATCaacttatctaattttatttttactttgtttttttgtttatatttagagtttaagattattttagatgtatttggattatattatatattattatttctaattatcttttaaatttaacatcattttgaattaaaatttatttaaatttgaattagaaaaaaatttgtatttttttttagaattgaaaaaaaaaacttatgagATTAAGTGAGCAAGTAAAATCTTTTTCAACCCGTAGTGAGGTGGattgaattctaaatttttttgactcgTTAATAAGAGAATTGATTTGGATTAACTCACTAAATAACCAATCCGTACTAAATAAGATCGGATTTGATCAAATAACTCATTTTGATAGTactattttatcataataaaaacataaaattagaataatataCTAGTTATCTATAATTCCTTAGAACaaatttctaattatatttacataaagaaactggaaatttttaaatttcatgaatttttagattttggaaactaaaattatatatataacagttCTTTTGTTTGTTTCGGGAAAATTCATATTTGTtcttaaaattctaaattttgttaatctATTTCCTGAAAGTactaaacataaattatattttctttttgttgttataattataatgactaatatatatatatatatatatatatatatatatatatatatatatatatatatatatatatatatatatatattcgtttagtattttcaaaaccaaaaaaacctaatataatgattttaaatattaaaatgatactTGATATAACTTAATACAAAAGAATATTAGACTAATAAGGATAACGTggtattttgataatattaaaattgtttccATTCCATAAAAacctaaatataaaaacaaattatatatatatatatatatatatatatatatatatatatatatatatatatatatat contains these protein-coding regions:
- the LOC106763321 gene encoding LOB domain-containing protein 33, whose amino-acid sequence is MTGFGSSCGACKFLRRKCTSDCVFAPYFSYDQASSHFAAVHKIYGASNVSKLLSHLPIQNRRDAAITISYEALARMHDPIYGCVAHIYALQQQVVNLQEEIDALGSMVANSTVSVVNSGTVQAPMYSDNGIPYDTLQHDAMRTQYFQNNLANFLSEDGNARALQSFESQMNIELPNAHVEEPSFGDSNSNPLEQFLSGIDQEVFVNHPWFKHNADIKG